One part of the Thermococcus radiotolerans genome encodes these proteins:
- a CDS encoding adenine nucleotide alpha hydrolase family protein, giving the protein MKAVALLSSGIDSPVAIYLMLRKGFEVTPVHFRQSGTKESKVFELCEVLGRYGRLNEPVIVDSYEEQAPVFSRLAEIGKGKWTCLFCKWTMLRKACRIGHRIGAKAIITGDSLGQVASQTLDNLLIISTASDLPILRPLIGLDKEEIVRIAKEIGTFEISIEQEEPCPFVPRYPVVRGSLGEFERIKERLVREGVL; this is encoded by the coding sequence ATGAAGGCAGTGGCGCTCCTAAGCTCGGGCATTGACTCGCCGGTGGCAATCTACCTCATGCTTAGAAAGGGCTTTGAGGTAACTCCGGTTCACTTCAGGCAGAGCGGCACGAAGGAGTCCAAGGTTTTTGAGCTCTGCGAGGTTCTCGGAAGGTACGGAAGGCTGAACGAGCCGGTTATAGTGGATTCTTACGAGGAACAGGCGCCGGTTTTCTCGAGGCTGGCCGAGATTGGAAAGGGGAAGTGGACGTGCCTTTTCTGCAAGTGGACGATGCTGAGGAAGGCCTGTCGGATAGGGCATCGGATTGGGGCAAAGGCGATAATCACCGGCGACAGCCTCGGCCAGGTGGCAAGCCAGACCCTCGACAACCTGCTCATCATAAGCACCGCGAGCGACCTTCCGATTCTGCGGCCGCTCATAGGCCTTGACAAGGAGGAGATAGTCAGGATCGCAAAGGAGATAGGGACGTTCGAGATAAGCATCGAGCAGGAGGAGCCGTGCCCCTTCGTGCCGAGGTATCCCGTTGTTAGGGGCTCCCTCGGTGAGTTCGAGAGGATAAAGGAGAGGCTCGTGAGGGAAGGGGTGCTTTAA
- a CDS encoding pyridoxal-phosphate dependent enzyme codes for MNVFKGTLELFEKYKPTPWSNSQQRGGMSFAKLEFFNPFSRSIKEGAVFNMLTKALERGDINGTALFEATSGNVGIAMAALGNVFGVKFKAYLPRPTPRATQVLLKVLGAEEAIEGAIRVARSGGLLVGLSSGAVFRAYEKIAGELGEKTYVLIFPDDGFKYVEVFENHLGMT; via the coding sequence ATGAACGTGTTTAAGGGCACCCTCGAACTGTTCGAGAAGTACAAGCCGACCCCCTGGTCAAACTCTCAGCAGAGAGGGGGGATGTCTTTTGCCAAGTTAGAGTTCTTTAACCCGTTCAGCAGGAGCATAAAGGAGGGGGCCGTTTTTAACATGCTTACGAAGGCCCTGGAGCGCGGGGACATCAACGGCACCGCTCTTTTCGAGGCCACATCCGGCAACGTCGGAATCGCCATGGCGGCGCTGGGCAACGTTTTCGGGGTGAAGTTCAAGGCATATCTGCCGAGACCAACGCCCAGAGCGACGCAGGTTCTCCTGAAGGTTCTGGGCGCGGAAGAGGCCATCGAAGGGGCAATCCGCGTTGCCAGGAGCGGCGGTCTTCTCGTAGGTCTCAGCTCCGGTGCCGTTTTCAGGGCCTATGAGAAGATCGCCGGAGAACTCGGCGAGAAAACCTACGTCCTCATCTTCCCGGACGATGGGTTTAAATACGTGGAGGTCTTTGAAAACCATTTGGGGATGACATGA
- a CDS encoding DUF257 family protein: MGENLEKTVFGYAETIRPGELVLVEYTSKEPVYLLLYEVLKYARHNGLPYVIVDVLDGLHVVRAQFRFAGLDTSPIDGAPVIKIGGRLDTGRVLAKIDEVTELPILKRRFMELLESIGEEMGRESLIRIVIGATELLQQLESDPMRREEFFASIIRPMVGNPRSRGLVFINRKRVEGPCIKEVEEISTRVLRTRVEDGRFVVEVVKSIYFDEYGTEVAFEPGTMGGGQNDGE, encoded by the coding sequence ATGGGAGAGAATCTTGAGAAAACCGTTTTTGGGTACGCCGAGACCATCAGACCCGGTGAACTGGTTCTCGTGGAGTACACATCCAAGGAACCAGTTTACCTGCTTCTCTACGAGGTTCTCAAATACGCGAGACACAATGGCCTTCCCTACGTAATAGTTGACGTGCTCGACGGGTTGCACGTCGTGAGGGCCCAGTTCAGGTTCGCGGGCCTCGATACGTCCCCAATCGATGGCGCTCCAGTGATAAAGATCGGCGGAAGGCTGGACACAGGCAGGGTCCTGGCAAAGATTGACGAGGTTACGGAGCTCCCGATACTGAAGAGGCGCTTCATGGAGCTCCTTGAGAGCATCGGTGAGGAGATGGGCAGGGAGTCTTTAATCAGGATTGTGATCGGGGCCACGGAGCTTCTCCAGCAGCTGGAGAGCGACCCGATGAGGCGCGAGGAATTCTTTGCCAGCATAATAAGGCCGATGGTTGGAAACCCCAGAAGTAGAGGCCTCGTCTTCATCAACAGGAAGCGCGTGGAAGGGCCGTGCATTAAGGAGGTGGAGGAGATTTCCACCCGTGTCCTAAGAACCCGGGTCGAGGACGGACGGTTCGTGGTGGAGGTCGTCAAGTCGATTTACTTCGATGAATACGGTACCGAAGTGGCGTTTGAGCCAGGCACCATGGGAGGCGGCCAGAATGACGGCGAATAA
- a CDS encoding DUF257 family protein — protein MTANKAVEEAIESIGLLQPGEVVVVEYDSLAPVHLAASIALLDLSGERHIIVNDIFDQLHVIRAHLSIIGVDTGWMDEIPVIKFGGVLHTGNVIKRISVLKAASIWHREYLEALEASRGLKFVVTLGLEKLITVKTDIPSASMCRMCMASSMGSEDVIMMAFVNREMLPESALEDIRELASRVFELSFRDGRLVLRVVKSPALERYGSEFSVSASELVEYLKGRSGGK, from the coding sequence ATGACGGCGAATAAAGCCGTGGAAGAGGCCATTGAGAGCATCGGACTCCTTCAGCCGGGAGAGGTTGTGGTGGTGGAGTACGATTCCCTCGCCCCGGTTCATCTCGCGGCGTCCATAGCCCTCCTCGACCTCAGCGGGGAGAGGCATATTATAGTCAACGATATCTTCGACCAGCTCCACGTTATACGAGCCCATCTTTCGATAATAGGCGTTGACACTGGGTGGATGGACGAGATACCCGTGATTAAATTCGGGGGCGTTCTCCATACGGGCAACGTGATCAAAAGGATAAGCGTGCTCAAGGCAGCCTCGATATGGCACAGGGAGTACCTGGAAGCCCTCGAAGCCTCCCGCGGGCTGAAGTTCGTGGTGACGCTGGGACTCGAGAAGCTCATAACGGTTAAGACAGACATTCCCTCCGCCTCCATGTGCCGCATGTGCATGGCATCATCCATGGGCTCGGAGGACGTGATTATGATGGCGTTCGTCAACAGGGAGATGCTCCCCGAAAGTGCCCTAGAGGACATAAGAGAGCTGGCCAGCAGGGTTTTCGAGCTCAGCTTCAGGGACGGCAGGCTCGTGCTCCGCGTGGTTAAGTCGCCCGCCCTTGAGCGCTACGGCTCCGAGTTCTCGGTCAGCGCCAGTGAACTCGTGGAGTACCTCAAGGGGAGGAGTGGCGGTAAATAG
- a CDS encoding MFS transporter: MRGLRTGSKALYLILIAGFFAILGSTMSKSPTLPLYAQSIGLGKEEIGLVAAASTVTGIFINFASGLLSDVYGRKRLLKMSGFVFLSAPLLYFLAGDALSLALVRVYYGVATAIFVPVSFALVSDLYPGRKGTFMGFLSSSTLVGRALAPVLAGSIIYFLGFSVVFVLCSLTGLVVFALTFRFPDTGGELKRFEFTFSGELLLIGLLDAAVYMAYQGIETFLPLFYYLQGKAWLSGLILTVEIAIMAVVKPYAGYLSDRIGRTKPIVVGMTMVGLAMFAFALSDSLPLVVLGAVVFSVGASISEASTKPLATEVSKLRGTALGFLESIKDIGQALGPVLIGFLGLRSGFTFIGIFGILSLGLFLFILSRKKT; this comes from the coding sequence ATGCGGGGATTGAGAACCGGCTCCAAGGCCCTCTACCTCATCCTTATCGCGGGATTCTTCGCGATCCTGGGCTCCACCATGAGCAAGTCCCCCACGCTTCCCCTCTACGCCCAGAGCATCGGGCTCGGAAAGGAGGAAATCGGCCTCGTTGCTGCCGCCTCGACGGTTACGGGCATCTTCATAAACTTCGCCTCGGGCCTTCTCAGCGACGTTTACGGGAGGAAGAGGCTCCTCAAGATGAGCGGCTTCGTTTTTCTCAGTGCACCATTGCTGTACTTTCTCGCGGGCGATGCGTTGAGCCTCGCCCTCGTCAGGGTTTACTACGGCGTTGCGACGGCCATCTTCGTCCCTGTGTCCTTCGCTCTGGTCAGCGATCTCTATCCTGGCAGGAAGGGCACTTTCATGGGGTTCCTGAGCTCATCAACCCTCGTCGGCCGCGCCCTTGCCCCTGTCCTCGCGGGAAGCATCATATACTTCCTCGGCTTCTCTGTGGTCTTCGTTCTCTGTTCGCTGACTGGCCTGGTGGTTTTTGCCCTCACTTTTAGGTTCCCCGACACGGGGGGCGAGCTCAAGAGGTTCGAGTTCACGTTCAGTGGAGAGCTCCTCCTGATCGGCCTTCTAGATGCGGCCGTGTACATGGCCTACCAGGGCATAGAAACCTTCCTGCCCCTCTTCTACTACCTCCAGGGCAAGGCCTGGCTCTCCGGGCTGATACTGACGGTGGAAATCGCCATAATGGCGGTCGTTAAGCCCTACGCGGGGTACCTCAGCGACAGGATTGGCAGAACGAAGCCGATAGTGGTTGGCATGACAATGGTTGGCCTGGCGATGTTTGCGTTTGCCCTCTCCGACTCCCTTCCGCTGGTGGTTCTGGGTGCGGTAGTCTTCTCGGTGGGCGCCTCGATAAGCGAGGCCTCGACGAAACCCCTGGCCACAGAAGTCTCAAAGCTCCGCGGAACCGCGCTGGGGTTCCTGGAGAGCATAAAGGACATAGGTCAGGCGCTGGGGCCGGTTTTGATAGGGTTCCTCGGCCTTAGAAGCGGTTTTACATTCATAGGAATATTCGGGATCCTGTCGCTGGGGCTGTTCCTCTTCATCCTCTCGAGGAAGAAAACTTGA
- a CDS encoding acetate--CoA ligase family protein: MKEEALKVIEEVLKSGRTSLVEYEAKQVLKAYGLPVPEEKLAKTLDEALKYAEEIGYPVAMKLMSPQILHKSDAKVVLLNIKTPEELKEKWEVIHENARKYRPDAEILGVLIAPMLKVGREIIIGVTEDPQFGHALMFGLGGIFVEVLKDVTFRIIPITERDARKMIQEIKSYPILAGARGEEPADIDAIVNLLLKVSELVDDLDDYIKEMDLNPVFVYEKGKGAVVVDARIIVKEPTEKKEEIITEYRERCA; encoded by the coding sequence ATGAAGGAGGAAGCCCTTAAAGTTATTGAAGAGGTTTTGAAGTCCGGAAGGACTTCGCTCGTTGAGTACGAGGCAAAGCAGGTTCTCAAAGCCTACGGCCTCCCGGTTCCGGAGGAAAAGCTCGCCAAGACCCTTGACGAGGCACTCAAGTACGCCGAGGAAATCGGCTATCCCGTTGCCATGAAGCTGATGTCCCCGCAGATTCTCCACAAGAGCGACGCGAAAGTCGTACTTCTCAACATCAAGACCCCCGAGGAGCTGAAGGAGAAGTGGGAAGTCATCCACGAGAACGCGCGCAAATACCGCCCGGACGCTGAAATCCTGGGCGTTCTCATAGCCCCGATGCTCAAGGTCGGAAGGGAGATCATCATAGGCGTCACCGAAGACCCGCAGTTCGGACACGCACTCATGTTCGGTCTCGGTGGAATCTTCGTCGAGGTTCTCAAGGACGTCACCTTCCGCATAATCCCAATAACCGAGCGCGACGCCAGGAAGATGATCCAGGAGATAAAGAGCTACCCGATTCTCGCAGGAGCTCGTGGAGAGGAGCCCGCTGATATAGACGCCATAGTCAACCTTCTCCTCAAGGTCAGCGAACTCGTGGACGACCTCGACGACTACATCAAGGAGATGGACCTCAACCCGGTCTTCGTCTACGAGAAGGGCAAGGGTGCCGTCGTCGTTGACGCCAGGATAATCGTCAAGGAGCCGACCGAGAAGAAGGAGGAGATAATCACCGAGTACAGGGAGAGGTGTGCTTGA
- a CDS encoding acetate--CoA ligase family protein — protein sequence MVEKIVEEMRPFFDPKAVAIIGATNKKGKVGNVIFENFKMNKERGIFKGNIYPVNPKLDEIEGYKVYKSVKELPDDTDLAVISIPAPFVPATMKDIAEKGIKSVIIITGGFGELGEEGKKLEREIYEIAKANGIRVIGPNCVGVYVPDTGVDTVFLPESKMDRPKSGPIAFVTQSGAFAAAMLDWAAGAGIGIGKMVSYGNKLDVDDADLMDYFIHDEGINVVTFYIEGVKDGRKFIEAAKRITKVKPVIALKSGRTEYGAKAASSHTGSLAGADTIYDAVFKQTGVIRAEDFEHMFDLAKAFAALKDKLPKGDRIGIITDGGGAGVMASDAVAKFGLKMADLSEETLKYLKENFPPHAVAGNPTDVVGDTDAERYRIAIEGFVNDPNVDAIVVIVLFQVPLLEEEKIIDILAEYQKKSNKPIVAVAMGGKKTDHYARILEDKGVPVYPTPERGVRALAGLVKYAEYLRRGA from the coding sequence ATGGTGGAAAAGATAGTTGAGGAAATGAGGCCCTTCTTCGACCCGAAGGCGGTCGCTATCATCGGCGCAACAAACAAGAAGGGTAAAGTTGGAAACGTCATTTTTGAGAACTTCAAGATGAACAAGGAGCGCGGAATCTTCAAGGGCAACATATACCCCGTGAACCCCAAGCTCGACGAGATAGAGGGTTACAAGGTCTACAAGAGCGTTAAGGAGCTCCCCGATGACACCGATTTGGCCGTTATATCGATTCCAGCTCCCTTCGTGCCCGCCACGATGAAGGACATAGCCGAGAAGGGAATAAAGTCAGTTATCATCATCACCGGCGGCTTCGGTGAGCTCGGTGAGGAAGGAAAGAAGCTGGAGCGCGAGATATACGAGATAGCCAAGGCCAACGGGATAAGGGTCATCGGCCCGAACTGTGTCGGCGTCTACGTCCCGGACACCGGCGTTGACACCGTTTTCCTGCCGGAGAGCAAGATGGACAGGCCGAAGAGCGGACCGATAGCGTTCGTAACTCAGAGCGGCGCGTTTGCGGCGGCAATGCTTGACTGGGCTGCTGGAGCGGGTATCGGCATTGGAAAGATGGTCAGCTACGGAAACAAGCTCGACGTCGACGACGCCGATTTGATGGACTACTTCATCCACGACGAGGGCATAAACGTCGTCACCTTCTACATAGAGGGTGTCAAGGACGGCAGGAAGTTCATAGAGGCCGCCAAGCGCATTACGAAAGTCAAGCCGGTTATAGCCCTCAAGAGCGGAAGGACCGAGTACGGAGCGAAGGCAGCCTCTTCCCACACCGGTTCACTCGCTGGTGCCGACACGATTTACGATGCCGTCTTCAAGCAGACCGGTGTCATCCGCGCCGAGGACTTCGAGCACATGTTCGACCTCGCGAAGGCCTTTGCCGCGCTTAAGGACAAGCTCCCGAAGGGCGACAGGATAGGAATAATCACCGACGGCGGTGGAGCCGGCGTTATGGCCAGCGATGCGGTTGCCAAGTTCGGCCTTAAGATGGCCGACCTCAGCGAGGAGACCCTCAAGTATCTGAAGGAGAACTTCCCGCCGCACGCGGTGGCAGGAAACCCGACCGACGTCGTCGGCGACACCGATGCCGAGAGGTACAGAATCGCCATCGAGGGCTTCGTGAACGATCCCAACGTTGACGCAATAGTGGTGATAGTTCTCTTCCAGGTCCCGCTCCTCGAGGAGGAGAAGATAATCGACATCCTGGCCGAGTACCAGAAGAAGAGCAACAAGCCGATCGTTGCCGTTGCCATGGGCGGTAAGAAGACCGACCACTACGCCAGAATCCTCGAGGACAAGGGAGTTCCCGTTTACCCGACCCCAGAGAGGGGTGTTCGCGCCCTGGCGGGCCTTGTTAAGTACGCTGAATACCTCAGGAGGGGGGCCTGA
- a CDS encoding sugar phosphate isomerase/epimerase family protein: MIGLSMTAYSGRDLSGLEGWVRRTRKLGFDFIEILSEWPHYLTRDNYRLFAEVLDGWGMKRTVHAPFSDVNIGSFNDRLRRASLEVIREAIELAAELDALSVTIHPGHCSPISVKNRRKYLEIHRESLRKISEWGLEYGIKIGVENMPRFVILDAQTCERLWEILGDVEIGVTFDVGHLNTTTGKFERFLEVLGDRIVHVHLHDNRGERDEHLALGDGTVPWVRVLPRLPRVTWALEVNDIESARRSLEFLKSLH, from the coding sequence ATGATAGGTCTCTCCATGACGGCCTATTCCGGAAGGGACCTCTCCGGGCTGGAGGGGTGGGTTCGGAGGACGAGAAAGCTGGGCTTTGATTTCATCGAGATTCTGAGCGAATGGCCCCACTACCTGACGAGGGACAACTACCGCCTCTTCGCTGAGGTTCTTGACGGCTGGGGCATGAAGAGAACAGTCCATGCACCATTCAGCGACGTCAACATAGGCTCCTTCAACGACAGGCTGAGGAGGGCATCGCTGGAGGTAATCCGGGAGGCCATCGAACTGGCGGCCGAGCTCGATGCACTCTCGGTCACGATACACCCCGGGCACTGCTCGCCGATCAGCGTGAAGAACAGGAGGAAGTACCTGGAGATACACAGGGAATCCCTGAGGAAAATCTCCGAATGGGGGCTTGAGTACGGGATAAAGATCGGCGTCGAGAACATGCCGCGCTTCGTAATCCTCGATGCCCAGACGTGCGAGAGGCTGTGGGAGATACTCGGGGACGTCGAGATAGGGGTAACCTTCGACGTTGGGCACCTTAACACGACAACCGGAAAGTTCGAGCGCTTCCTGGAGGTCCTCGGGGACAGGATAGTTCACGTTCACCTCCACGACAACCGGGGCGAGAGGGATGAGCACCTCGCCCTGGGTGACGGCACGGTTCCCTGGGTCAGGGTGCTGCCAAGGCTCCCGAGGGTAACGTGGGCCCTCGAAGTCAACGACATCGAATCTGCCAGGAGAAGCCTCGAATTTTTGAAAAGCCTGCATTGA
- a CDS encoding magnesium transporter yields the protein MRETILLELRNKIGEAYRVTLPSLFTSQIFGLFGGTFLGKYFETIRTQFPGLLVVLPGMMGLRGNVFGSMASRFSTMLYLGDLEPSLRDRKVLKEIVLRMLISLIPIVMLWAISVATGVKKNALDVLLIVVTSTILVSFILGYFTSFVTIFSFRRGTDPDSVAAPLVASMGDFLTVPSLVLFILLIERSPEGFRLFNYAMLALFAVVAAISRVRKAEFVELRQVFITITGLALLSTISGSILAKFSGIIQASVILSFIYPSLLSSFGNYGSIIAAKTSTKLHLGEIESFICWKPLTDILALFTTAPVIGTTKLLIGIALVKLTTGMTVPSSAWMIVLTYPFMVLFIMFYSYTVSYFLFQKNIDPDHVAIPLISNNSDIFGTIYVVLMAKLMVGG from the coding sequence ATGAGGGAGACTATACTTTTGGAACTTCGGAATAAAATTGGAGAAGCCTACAGGGTTACGCTGCCGTCCCTGTTCACCTCGCAGATATTCGGCCTATTCGGCGGTACGTTTCTGGGTAAGTACTTCGAGACGATAAGAACTCAGTTTCCCGGCCTTCTGGTGGTTCTGCCGGGTATGATGGGCCTCCGCGGGAACGTCTTCGGTTCCATGGCATCGCGCTTCTCCACGATGCTCTACCTCGGTGATCTTGAGCCCTCCCTTCGCGATAGGAAGGTCCTCAAGGAGATAGTCCTCAGAATGCTCATCTCGCTCATCCCGATAGTCATGCTGTGGGCCATAAGCGTTGCCACGGGGGTAAAGAAGAACGCCCTCGACGTCCTCCTCATAGTCGTTACCTCGACGATACTCGTGTCCTTTATCCTCGGCTACTTCACCTCATTCGTCACGATATTCTCCTTCAGGCGCGGCACCGATCCGGACAGCGTTGCGGCACCGCTGGTCGCTTCAATGGGCGATTTCCTGACGGTTCCCTCGCTGGTGCTGTTCATCCTCCTCATAGAGCGCTCACCGGAGGGATTCAGGCTCTTCAACTACGCGATGCTGGCCCTCTTTGCGGTCGTGGCGGCTATAAGCAGGGTCCGGAAGGCGGAGTTCGTTGAGCTCAGGCAGGTCTTCATAACGATAACCGGGCTAGCGCTCCTCTCGACGATATCCGGTTCAATACTCGCCAAGTTCAGCGGGATAATCCAGGCGTCGGTCATACTGAGCTTCATCTACCCCTCACTCCTCAGCAGCTTCGGAAACTACGGCTCCATAATAGCCGCGAAAACCTCGACGAAGCTCCACCTCGGTGAGATAGAGAGCTTCATCTGCTGGAAGCCCCTCACAGACATCCTAGCGCTATTCACGACGGCGCCGGTCATCGGAACGACGAAGCTCCTCATAGGCATCGCCCTTGTGAAGCTAACTACCGGGATGACGGTTCCGAGCTCCGCCTGGATGATAGTTCTCACGTACCCGTTCATGGTCCTGTTCATCATGTTCTACTCCTACACGGTCTCCTACTTCCTCTTCCAGAAGAACATAGACCCCGACCACGTGGCGATACCACTTATATCCAACAACAGCGATATATTCGGCACGATTTACGTCGTGCTCATGGCTAAGCTGATGGTGGGTGGTTGA
- a CDS encoding magnesium transporter → MIAVIVQNRTAGYSNWGERLRGAFLVTFPALLLCLALDFVGGGVLGKNFDKIVTHYPLLLVILPGMMDLRGNVFGSMASRLTTALYLGKVRGIRDPEVTTNITLAITSSSIPLMILWVAGVLQLGFSHSAIVVLAIVVSSALFIGILLGYSTAFITVIPYRHSVDPDTIAAPLITSVADVITIPSLVYMIFFYEKHPGEFYTFTALMLALFGILILRSRFTGEYRKSFREIALVLTLLAIMEIFSGSTLEYYSKVISRVIILSIMYPSILDSVGNFSSIVAATTSTRLNLAGPSELRDKNFVADIGTILLLSPVIGILTNLIAVYVSHFVGLYGDVIWAFVITYPLLVIVNALIGIGVAYIAYTHSIDPDNVAIPTVTTISDVLGTLYVVLLAGTLA, encoded by the coding sequence GTGATAGCAGTGATAGTCCAGAACAGGACCGCCGGCTACAGCAACTGGGGCGAAAGGCTGAGAGGAGCGTTTCTCGTCACGTTTCCGGCACTTCTCCTGTGCTTGGCTCTTGATTTTGTGGGTGGGGGAGTTCTGGGAAAGAACTTTGATAAGATAGTAACACACTATCCCCTCCTTCTCGTGATTCTGCCAGGGATGATGGATCTCAGGGGAAACGTCTTTGGTTCTATGGCGTCAAGACTTACCACGGCCCTATACTTAGGAAAGGTTCGTGGGATCAGAGACCCAGAGGTGACAACAAACATAACACTGGCAATAACGAGCTCCAGTATTCCTTTGATGATTCTCTGGGTCGCGGGAGTTCTTCAGCTGGGATTTTCCCATTCAGCGATTGTTGTCCTAGCGATTGTTGTATCCTCCGCCCTGTTCATAGGCATTCTCCTCGGATACTCGACGGCATTTATTACAGTTATACCCTACAGGCACTCAGTTGACCCCGATACAATCGCGGCCCCATTGATAACATCAGTGGCCGATGTGATAACCATACCAAGCCTGGTGTACATGATATTTTTCTACGAGAAACACCCAGGAGAGTTTTACACGTTCACAGCACTCATGCTCGCCCTCTTCGGGATACTCATCCTTCGATCAAGGTTTACTGGAGAGTACCGGAAGTCCTTTCGGGAAATAGCACTGGTACTTACACTACTCGCCATAATGGAAATCTTCTCAGGCTCCACCCTGGAGTACTACAGCAAGGTCATATCTAGGGTCATAATTCTCAGCATAATGTATCCCTCAATCTTAGACAGTGTGGGGAATTTTTCTTCGATAGTTGCTGCAACAACATCCACACGCCTAAACTTGGCTGGCCCCTCTGAGCTAAGGGACAAGAATTTCGTGGCAGATATTGGCACGATTTTACTGCTTTCACCTGTCATAGGCATCCTCACCAATCTTATAGCCGTTTACGTTTCCCATTTCGTTGGGCTATATGGAGATGTGATATGGGCATTCGTGATAACTTATCCTCTCCTAGTCATCGTTAACGCCCTGATAGGTATTGGCGTGGCGTACATTGCGTACACCCACTCAATAGATCCAGATAATGTTGCAATACCTACTGTAACAACGATCTCCGATGTTCTCGGAACATTGTACGTGGTTCTCTTAGCGGGGACTCTCGCATAA
- a CDS encoding potassium channel family protein yields MEEWDEIEVPRNVKDIFVEMKNTAELMVDLAYSSILFNEEEMAEEVLELEEYLDLLNYHLMVHAVLAARSPKEAEQITSILHMAHAIDDMSNAAADLAKMVLEGVELHPVITEAILGSEEIIGKIFVSAESILVGKTLEELDLATNTGVWIVAVRRGKRWIFDPDGDFKIFPGDILIGRGTNTSIDYLKEIARGNIKVMGNE; encoded by the coding sequence GTGGAAGAGTGGGACGAAATTGAGGTTCCAAGGAACGTTAAGGACATCTTCGTTGAAATGAAGAACACCGCGGAGCTGATGGTTGACCTGGCCTACTCCTCCATACTCTTCAACGAGGAGGAAATGGCCGAGGAGGTGCTTGAGCTTGAGGAGTACCTCGACCTGCTCAACTACCACCTGATGGTTCATGCGGTTCTGGCCGCGAGAAGCCCCAAGGAGGCGGAGCAGATAACGTCCATCCTCCACATGGCGCACGCCATAGACGACATGTCCAACGCCGCGGCCGACCTGGCGAAGATGGTCTTGGAGGGAGTCGAGCTCCATCCGGTCATAACCGAGGCGATACTGGGCAGCGAGGAGATAATCGGCAAGATTTTCGTCTCCGCCGAGTCCATACTCGTCGGAAAAACGCTGGAGGAGCTGGACCTCGCCACCAACACCGGGGTCTGGATAGTGGCCGTTAGAAGGGGCAAGCGCTGGATTTTTGACCCCGACGGGGACTTCAAGATATTCCCCGGGGATATACTCATCGGAAGGGGCACGAACACCTCCATAGACTACCTCAAGGAGATAGCCAGGGGCAACATCAAGGTGATGGGCAATGAATGA